Proteins from a single region of Rhipicephalus sanguineus isolate Rsan-2018 chromosome 5, BIME_Rsan_1.4, whole genome shotgun sequence:
- the LOC119393894 gene encoding probable serine carboxypeptidase CPVL, with amino-acid sequence MYVDCRQTMSSAVESTLYAGKYIPSIGALLHESRDQLRVPINLKGIAVGNGMTDPITILIYGDFLYYIGLLDKGQATYMREGCDRVASMIREEDYLSASMLATSLFLGTIAGTPTFFGNVTGYEYAYNYLLTEKPESHSRYKTFLKTPTAREALHVGQVEYDGKSTEVALYLAADIMKSVKDNLALLADNYKVLMYSGNLDITVPSVATETLMYTLPWSGNEEWSNAEKKIWRSPDGESVRGYAKNAKNCTLVIVRDAGHILPYDQPEAAYDMITRYMNDEPFAE; translated from the exons ATGTACGTGGATTGCCGGCAAACAATGAGCTCCGCAG TGGAAAGTACACTCTACGCAGGAAAGTACATCCCATCGATTGGTGCCCTCCTCCATGAGTCCAGGGACCAGCTCCGGGTGCCAATCAACTTGAAGGGAATCGCTGTGGGCAACGGTATGACAGACCCCATTACCATCCTTATCTACGGGGACTTCTTGTATTACATCGGGCTCTTGGACAAGGGTCAAGCGACTTACATGCGAGAAGGGTGCGATCGAGTGGCGAGCATGATCCGTGAGGAGGACTACCTGAGCGCCAGTATGCTAGCGACTTCTCTTTTCTTAGGCACAATCGCTGGAACGCCCACGTTCTTTGGAAACGTCACGGGATACGAATACGCCTACAACTATCTACTCACAGAGAAACCCGAATCGCACTCACGCTACAAGACGTTCCTTAAGACCCCTACTGCGCGCGAAGCACTCCACGTTGGGCAAGTGGAATACGACGGCAAATCAACGGAAGTCGCGCTATACCTTGCCGCAGACATTATGAAGTCTGTCAAGGACAACTTGGCCCTGCTGGCGGACAATTACAAG gTGTTAATGTACAGCGGTAATCTCGACATCACTGTCCCATCCGTTGCAACCGAGACCCTCATGTACACCCTGCCATGGTCGGGCAACGAGGAATGGTCGAACGCCGAGAAGAAAATCTGGCGCTCACCCGACGGTGAAAGCGTGCGAGGCTACGCCAAGAACGCAAAGAACTGCACGCTTGTCATCGTCAGGGACGCAGGTCACATTCTTCCATACGACCAGCCAGAGGCGGCGTACGATATGATCACCAGATACATGAACGACGAGCCGTTTGCGGAGTAG